The proteins below are encoded in one region of Tessaracoccus aquimaris:
- a CDS encoding ATP-binding cassette domain-containing protein yields the protein MTSHDQIRVRGARVNNLRDMDVDIPKRKLTVFTGVSGSGKSSLVFGTIAAESQRLINETYPAFVQSFMASPARPDVDALENLSAAIVVDQERMGANSRSTVGTATDVNNLMRLVWSRLGTPEVGPSFFFSFNTPQGMCPSCEGNGKVSAVDESLIVDRDLSLTDGAILAPGFGVGTWYWKGYAENPTLDASIPLRDFTDEQWQFLMYQEPTKVKALGMNMTYEGLIPRVRRMFLNPEKAPGQKHAREFAERIGTFAPCPDCGGTRLTEAARTATVNSVTLPEALGWQISDLLPWVETLRDSAAGDRARPVLIALADLLGSLVEVGLGYLSLDRESGTLSGGEAQRVKMVRHLGSALTDITYVFDEPTVGLHPHDIDKMCSLLQRLRDKGNTVLVVEHKPQVIKRADHIVDIGPGAGTKGGEVVYTGDLEGLRASGSITGEHLEVRPTLRETPRAAKGHLEIRGASTHNLRDVDVDVPLGILTVITGVAGSGKSSLIHGSIADGSMARAGDLRVVDQTAIRGSIRSNPATYTGVLDGLRTAFAKANGVKPALFSANSAGACQNCKGLGVVYTDLGMMAGVANTCEVCEGRRYTDEVLRYTLDGLNIAEVLNLPIAEAAKVFHTGTTGKILGRLHDVGLGYLRLGQPLSTLSGGERQRIKLAIRMGEGAGIYVLDEPTTGLHMADIDAMLQMLDRLVEQGNSVIVIEHSLAVMAHADWIIDLGPGAGHDGGLVVFEGTPVGLASAATLTGQHLASYLRQ from the coding sequence ATGACTTCGCACGATCAGATCCGGGTGCGCGGCGCGCGCGTCAACAACCTGCGCGACATGGACGTCGACATCCCCAAGAGGAAACTGACGGTGTTCACCGGGGTCTCCGGCTCCGGGAAGTCCTCGCTGGTGTTCGGCACCATCGCGGCCGAGTCGCAGCGCCTCATCAACGAGACCTACCCCGCGTTCGTGCAGTCGTTCATGGCGAGCCCCGCCCGCCCCGACGTCGACGCCCTTGAGAACCTGTCCGCCGCGATCGTCGTCGACCAGGAGCGGATGGGAGCCAACTCGCGCTCGACCGTCGGCACCGCCACCGACGTCAACAACCTGATGCGGCTCGTCTGGTCGCGGCTGGGCACCCCCGAGGTGGGGCCGAGCTTCTTCTTCTCCTTCAACACCCCGCAGGGCATGTGCCCCTCGTGCGAGGGCAACGGGAAGGTCTCCGCGGTCGACGAGTCGCTGATCGTCGACCGCGACCTGTCGCTGACCGATGGGGCGATCCTGGCACCCGGGTTCGGCGTCGGCACCTGGTACTGGAAGGGCTACGCGGAGAACCCGACGCTCGACGCGAGCATCCCGCTGAGGGACTTCACCGACGAGCAGTGGCAGTTCCTCATGTACCAGGAGCCGACCAAGGTCAAGGCGTTGGGCATGAACATGACCTACGAGGGGCTGATCCCCCGGGTCAGGCGGATGTTCCTCAACCCCGAGAAGGCGCCCGGGCAGAAGCACGCGCGCGAGTTCGCGGAGCGGATCGGCACCTTCGCCCCCTGCCCCGACTGCGGAGGCACCCGGCTCACCGAGGCGGCCCGCACGGCCACCGTGAACTCCGTGACCCTCCCCGAGGCGCTGGGCTGGCAGATCTCCGACCTGCTCCCCTGGGTCGAGACGCTGCGCGACTCCGCCGCGGGCGACCGGGCCCGCCCGGTGCTGATCGCGCTCGCCGACCTGCTCGGCTCGCTGGTGGAGGTCGGCCTCGGCTACCTCTCACTCGACCGCGAGTCCGGCACGCTCTCCGGCGGCGAGGCGCAGCGCGTCAAGATGGTGCGACACCTGGGCTCCGCGCTCACCGACATCACCTACGTCTTCGACGAGCCCACCGTCGGGCTGCACCCGCACGACATCGACAAGATGTGCTCGCTCCTGCAGCGGCTCCGCGACAAGGGAAACACCGTCCTCGTGGTGGAGCACAAGCCGCAGGTCATCAAGCGGGCCGACCACATCGTCGACATCGGGCCCGGCGCTGGCACCAAGGGCGGCGAGGTCGTCTACACCGGAGACCTGGAGGGCCTGCGCGCGAGCGGTTCAATCACCGGCGAGCACCTGGAGGTCCGGCCGACGCTGCGCGAAACCCCACGCGCGGCCAAGGGCCACCTCGAGATCCGGGGCGCCTCCACCCACAACCTGCGCGACGTCGACGTCGACGTGCCGCTCGGCATCCTGACGGTGATCACCGGAGTGGCAGGCTCCGGCAAGTCCAGCCTCATCCACGGCTCGATCGCGGACGGCTCGATGGCGCGGGCGGGTGACCTCCGGGTCGTCGACCAGACGGCGATCCGCGGCTCGATCCGGTCGAACCCCGCGACCTACACGGGCGTGCTCGACGGGCTGCGGACCGCCTTCGCGAAGGCCAATGGCGTGAAGCCCGCGCTGTTCAGCGCCAACTCGGCAGGCGCCTGCCAGAACTGCAAGGGCCTGGGCGTCGTCTACACCGATCTCGGCATGATGGCCGGGGTCGCCAACACCTGCGAGGTGTGCGAGGGCCGCCGCTACACCGACGAGGTGCTGCGCTACACGCTCGACGGTCTCAACATCGCCGAGGTACTGAACCTGCCCATCGCCGAGGCCGCGAAGGTCTTCCACACCGGAACGACGGGCAAGATCCTCGGACGCCTGCACGACGTCGGCCTCGGCTACCTGCGGCTCGGCCAACCGCTGTCGACGCTGTCAGGCGGCGAGCGGCAGCGCATCAAGTTGGCGATCCGGATGGGCGAGGGCGCAGGCATCTACGTGCTGGACGAGCCGACCACCGGCCTGCACATGGCAGACATCGACGCAATGCTTCAGATGCTCGACCGGTTGGTCGAGCAGGGCAACTCCGTGATCGTGATCGAGCACTCGCTGGCCGTCATGGCGCACGCCGACTGGATCATCGACCTCGGCCCCGGCGCCGGGCACGACGGCGGGCTGGTGGTCTTCGAGGGAACCCCCGTCGGTCTCGCCTCCGCCGCCACCCTGACCGGGCAGCACCTTGCCTCTTATCTCCGGCAGTAA
- a CDS encoding DUF5979 domain-containing protein, translated as MTFTNSGSVPIVDPVITDVFPTDAKGPQLIVDPEADPASVYTFTLAGAAPLPANGTPLPTALEDVQVGATPLGLTFRFAEGSVLEVGQTYTIRVNLSFRPGLDAATEVVNTTGISGERPWDSCSGTLVGKECTTTAKVTVQRSGALQGSKLVRAVDTELGVLDTRATGCTPDADGFYRGGCVPVTKPGGDEIWRLRWTNIGNLPLEKVTALDQLPAIGDAGVITGSPRGSKWRPIPKKVTFVGSVEGTVSSISVDWSSNPDLCNEDLNATSTCTTNNWKSVGEEASPANGWTVPLPEGAQGLRFTFKLADQPLKPLGTIVADITTTTPAQSPTVDGDTIAWNNIAQSATARNGDKSEHVRRNEANKVGVALAVAPVTIEKLVTGEGSAFAPDRFELNLACTSVGEAVTLGERANVSLGAGEPVTVGDIPWGSSCTVSEDAAASGASGFQATTVIVNQRDAATAAAITATNRYDLASLKVAKRVSQSAVDQEGTALDHGEFDFTAACTFLGSPVTAEGFEAGKPMTFTLGDGDSRTLTGLPAGAACTVTETTPDNLETVSYEWTAGEVDIASGAGAASGQLASGANTIAFANAFRTSKLALTKLVVGDGADLYGGGEFSLNVACVDLSGREVWNDDITLGGEHGLTHTIDGLWADATCTVTEPRTGGATETTFAPGDGTLTLVPGETSTVTVSNSFDVGSVRVAKTLDGDGADLIDDVNEFEVQLACVADVDGTEVDVPLPDDGRVTLSKATTLEHSFDNLPIGARCTLTEPDAGGAVATSIEPATVTVGEEPVDISVVNTFTAASLTLTKSVASPALDADGEPIDHGTFDFSVACTFQGRDVVAAGFPAGEEMSVSLGHAQSTTLTGLPTGTSCRVTEQEAPHVASVSATWTTGSVASVVDGNAAEGTLAADIDGTSANSVAYRNEMRTSELTIDKVVTGPGAERYSPDAFTVAVACVDADDRIVWDGELPFGGEHGMSATIERLLADATCTVSEPITGGATRVDFAPRAPSRSTPGRPAPSR; from the coding sequence TTGACGTTCACCAACAGCGGCAGCGTGCCGATCGTCGATCCCGTGATCACCGACGTGTTCCCCACCGACGCCAAGGGCCCGCAGTTGATCGTCGATCCCGAGGCCGATCCGGCCTCGGTCTACACGTTCACGCTGGCCGGCGCCGCACCCCTTCCCGCCAACGGCACCCCGCTGCCCACCGCGCTTGAGGACGTCCAGGTCGGCGCAACCCCGCTGGGCCTGACCTTCCGCTTCGCCGAGGGCTCGGTTCTCGAGGTCGGACAGACGTACACGATCCGCGTCAACCTGTCGTTCCGTCCCGGCCTTGACGCCGCGACCGAGGTCGTCAACACCACGGGCATCTCGGGCGAGCGGCCGTGGGACTCGTGCTCCGGCACCCTGGTCGGCAAGGAATGCACCACCACCGCGAAGGTCACGGTGCAGCGCTCCGGCGCCCTGCAGGGCTCCAAGCTCGTCCGCGCCGTCGACACCGAGCTGGGTGTGCTCGACACCCGCGCCACGGGCTGCACTCCCGACGCCGACGGCTTCTACCGCGGCGGCTGCGTCCCGGTCACCAAGCCCGGCGGCGACGAGATCTGGCGCCTGCGCTGGACCAACATCGGCAACCTCCCGCTTGAGAAGGTCACCGCGCTCGATCAGCTCCCCGCGATCGGGGACGCGGGCGTCATCACCGGCAGCCCCCGCGGCTCGAAGTGGCGCCCGATCCCCAAGAAGGTCACCTTCGTCGGCAGCGTCGAGGGCACCGTGAGCTCCATCTCCGTCGACTGGAGCAGCAACCCCGACCTGTGCAACGAGGACCTCAACGCCACCTCCACCTGCACCACCAACAACTGGAAGTCGGTCGGCGAGGAGGCCAGCCCGGCCAACGGCTGGACCGTCCCGCTCCCAGAGGGGGCGCAGGGCCTGAGGTTCACGTTCAAGCTCGCCGACCAGCCCCTTAAGCCGCTCGGCACCATCGTCGCCGACATCACCACCACCACCCCGGCGCAGTCCCCGACGGTCGACGGCGACACGATCGCCTGGAACAACATCGCCCAGTCCGCCACCGCGCGCAACGGCGACAAGTCGGAGCACGTGCGCCGCAACGAGGCGAACAAGGTGGGCGTCGCCCTCGCGGTCGCGCCCGTCACGATCGAGAAGCTGGTCACGGGTGAGGGCAGCGCCTTCGCCCCCGACCGCTTCGAGCTGAACCTGGCGTGCACCTCGGTCGGCGAGGCGGTCACGCTCGGCGAGCGCGCCAATGTGTCACTGGGGGCCGGCGAGCCCGTCACCGTCGGCGACATCCCGTGGGGCTCAAGCTGCACGGTCAGCGAGGACGCCGCGGCGTCCGGGGCCTCCGGCTTCCAGGCGACGACGGTGATCGTCAACCAGCGCGACGCCGCCACCGCCGCCGCCATCACGGCGACCAACCGCTACGACCTGGCCTCGCTGAAGGTGGCAAAGCGCGTCTCGCAGAGCGCCGTCGACCAGGAAGGCACGGCGCTTGACCACGGCGAGTTCGACTTCACCGCGGCCTGCACCTTCCTCGGCTCCCCCGTCACCGCGGAGGGCTTCGAGGCGGGCAAGCCGATGACGTTCACGCTCGGCGACGGCGACAGCCGCACCCTCACGGGGCTGCCCGCGGGCGCGGCGTGCACCGTCACGGAGACCACTCCCGACAACCTGGAGACGGTCAGCTACGAGTGGACCGCAGGCGAGGTTGACATCGCCTCCGGCGCCGGAGCGGCGAGCGGTCAGCTCGCAAGCGGTGCGAACACCATCGCGTTCGCCAACGCGTTCCGCACCTCGAAGCTCGCCCTGACCAAGTTGGTCGTCGGGGACGGCGCCGACCTGTACGGCGGCGGCGAGTTCAGCCTCAACGTCGCGTGCGTCGACCTGTCGGGCCGCGAGGTCTGGAACGACGACATCACCCTCGGGGGCGAGCACGGCCTGACCCACACCATCGACGGCCTCTGGGCCGACGCGACGTGCACCGTCACCGAACCTCGCACCGGCGGCGCGACCGAGACCACCTTCGCCCCCGGCGACGGCACGCTCACCCTGGTGCCGGGAGAGACCTCGACGGTCACCGTCAGCAACTCGTTCGACGTCGGTTCCGTGCGGGTCGCCAAGACCCTCGACGGTGACGGCGCCGACCTGATCGACGACGTCAACGAGTTCGAGGTGCAGCTCGCCTGCGTCGCGGACGTGGACGGCACCGAGGTCGACGTGCCGCTGCCGGACGACGGCCGCGTCACGCTGTCGAAGGCCACCACGCTCGAGCACAGCTTCGACAACCTCCCCATCGGTGCGCGGTGCACGCTCACCGAGCCCGACGCGGGCGGCGCCGTCGCGACGAGCATCGAGCCCGCCACCGTCACGGTGGGCGAAGAGCCCGTCGACATCTCGGTGGTCAACACCTTCACCGCTGCGTCGCTGACGCTTACCAAGTCGGTCGCCTCCCCGGCGCTCGACGCCGACGGCGAGCCCATCGACCACGGCACCTTCGACTTCTCCGTCGCATGCACGTTCCAGGGGCGCGACGTCGTCGCGGCCGGGTTCCCCGCAGGCGAGGAGATGAGCGTGAGCCTCGGACACGCGCAGAGCACGACCCTCACGGGTCTCCCGACCGGCACCTCGTGCCGGGTGACCGAACAGGAGGCGCCACACGTCGCCTCCGTCAGCGCGACGTGGACCACCGGGTCCGTCGCCAGCGTGGTGGATGGAAATGCCGCCGAAGGGACGCTGGCCGCGGACATCGATGGAACCAGCGCCAACTCGGTCGCCTACCGCAACGAGATGCGCACCTCCGAGCTCACGATCGACAAGGTCGTCACCGGCCCCGGCGCAGAGCGCTACTCCCCCGATGCGTTCACCGTCGCCGTCGCCTGCGTCGACGCCGATGACCGCATCGTGTGGGACGGCGAACTGCCATTCGGCGGCGAGCACGGCATGAGCGCGACGATCGAGCGGCTGTTGGCCGACGCGACCTGCACCGTCTCGGAGCCGATCACCGGAGGCGCCACCCGCGTGGACTTCGCCCCGAGGGCCCCGTCACGCTCGACCCCGGGACGCCCGGCACCGTCACGGTGA
- a CDS encoding DUF5979 domain-containing protein, with protein MTNTFEVGSVEVTKVIDGSGAEFLHPDTQFQLQLACEADVDGERLPVALDDDGLRTISPATGLSARFDELPVGAECTLTESDNGGAVATAITPERITVGGEAARSTVGGEAARITVTNTFEAASLEVSKVVTTSALDAAGEPVDHGPFGFTVACHYLDRPVVAEGFTAGEPMRISLSDGQSRTLTGLVAGTACEITEDAAANLASVESTWRAQDAEVEADGTTAQGVLIADVEGAATNAVAFRNAFRTSKLAISKVVEGPGAALYSTDAFLVDVTCVDDSGREVWHDSLPFGGEHGYEAKITDLWADATCSLSEPVSGGATSVEFSPADTVELSPEAAARVEVVNHFDLGEVAIHKLLEGPGAPSVPGDATFVVSLECSADVDGERTAIDLPDGGRVTLSRAGGLDAVVSDLPQGATCTATETETGGADASRITPERIVVGDDAGFTVINTFQTSPTPPTPGPTPQGPDTQTGVGVGGDRPFGPLIGAAVAASVAVAGLMMARRRRGA; from the coding sequence GTGACCAACACGTTCGAGGTCGGGTCGGTCGAGGTCACCAAGGTGATCGACGGCTCGGGCGCCGAGTTCCTGCACCCCGACACGCAGTTCCAACTGCAGTTGGCGTGCGAGGCCGACGTTGACGGCGAACGGCTCCCCGTCGCCCTCGACGACGACGGGCTGCGGACCATCTCCCCCGCCACCGGCCTGTCGGCGAGGTTCGACGAGCTGCCTGTGGGCGCCGAGTGCACCCTGACGGAGTCGGACAACGGAGGGGCGGTGGCGACAGCGATCACCCCCGAGCGGATCACCGTCGGTGGCGAGGCCGCCCGGAGCACCGTCGGTGGCGAGGCCGCCCGGATCACCGTGACCAACACGTTCGAGGCCGCCTCCCTCGAGGTCAGCAAGGTCGTCACGACGTCCGCGCTGGACGCCGCGGGCGAGCCCGTCGATCACGGGCCGTTCGGCTTCACCGTGGCCTGTCACTACCTCGACCGTCCGGTCGTGGCGGAGGGCTTCACCGCGGGCGAGCCGATGCGCATCTCGCTGTCTGACGGCCAGTCGCGCACCCTCACCGGGCTCGTCGCGGGCACCGCGTGCGAGATCACGGAGGACGCGGCCGCCAACCTCGCCTCCGTCGAGAGCACCTGGCGCGCGCAGGACGCGGAGGTGGAGGCCGACGGCACCACCGCCCAGGGAGTGCTGATCGCCGACGTGGAGGGCGCCGCGACCAATGCGGTCGCGTTCCGCAACGCGTTCCGCACCTCCAAGTTGGCCATCAGCAAGGTCGTGGAGGGTCCCGGCGCCGCGCTGTACAGCACCGACGCCTTCCTGGTCGACGTGACCTGCGTCGACGACTCAGGCCGTGAGGTGTGGCACGACTCGCTGCCCTTCGGCGGCGAGCACGGCTACGAGGCGAAGATCACCGATCTGTGGGCCGATGCGACCTGCTCGCTGTCCGAACCGGTCAGCGGCGGCGCCACCAGCGTCGAGTTCTCGCCCGCCGACACGGTCGAACTGAGCCCGGAGGCGGCTGCCCGCGTCGAGGTCGTCAACCACTTCGACCTGGGTGAGGTGGCGATCCACAAGCTTCTCGAGGGGCCGGGCGCCCCGTCCGTCCCCGGCGACGCGACGTTCGTGGTGAGCCTCGAGTGCAGCGCCGACGTCGACGGCGAGCGGACGGCCATCGACCTTCCGGACGGCGGGCGGGTCACGCTGTCGCGCGCCGGTGGGCTCGATGCCGTGGTCTCCGACCTGCCCCAGGGCGCCACCTGCACCGCGACCGAGACCGAGACGGGTGGGGCCGACGCTAGCCGGATCACCCCGGAGCGGATCGTGGTCGGCGACGACGCAGGGTTCACGGTGATCAACACCTTCCAGACCTCACCCACACCGCCCACGCCTGGCCCCACCCCCCAGGGGCCAGACACGCAAACGGGCGTTGGGGTGGGCGGAGACCGTCCCTTTGGACCGCTGATCGGGGCCGCGGTCGCGGCCTCCGTCGCGGTCGCCGGTCTCATGATGGCGCGCCGCCGCCGCGGCGCGTGA
- a CDS encoding GNAT family N-acetyltransferase encodes MAANQEWLVVLPEERGAVWVPRPEVETIREVPERVVLPASSAESLERALDPTWPGLRRARLGGWVLRQGSGVTGRANSVLAVGDPEVPFEEALSLAGGWYEGPVTLQAVVDGRRAAEALAAGFVAAKPTIVQTRSVAGPPAADPEVVGEDAPDGVWRSICGVSGGLLSEVTAAPARYLRLDERAAGRVAVAGQWAVLTCVAVIERERGRGLGRRITRALLAEAARLGARFAALQVEESNAAAISLYASEGFEEHHRYCYLSRPR; translated from the coding sequence GTGGCCGCCAACCAGGAATGGTTGGTGGTGCTTCCGGAGGAGCGCGGCGCCGTGTGGGTGCCGCGCCCGGAGGTCGAGACGATCCGTGAGGTGCCTGAACGGGTCGTGCTGCCGGCCTCGAGCGCGGAGTCCCTCGAGCGGGCGCTCGACCCCACCTGGCCGGGGCTGCGTCGCGCGCGGCTCGGCGGGTGGGTGCTTCGGCAAGGCAGCGGCGTGACGGGGCGCGCCAACTCGGTGCTCGCCGTCGGGGACCCCGAGGTGCCGTTCGAGGAGGCCCTCTCGCTCGCCGGGGGCTGGTACGAGGGCCCCGTGACGCTGCAGGCCGTCGTTGACGGCAGGCGGGCCGCCGAGGCGCTGGCCGCCGGTTTCGTGGCAGCCAAGCCCACGATCGTCCAGACCCGGTCCGTGGCGGGGCCACCCGCTGCCGACCCGGAGGTCGTGGGGGAGGATGCTCCAGACGGGGTGTGGCGGTCGATCTGCGGGGTCTCGGGGGGCCTGCTCTCGGAGGTGACGGCTGCGCCCGCCAGGTACCTTCGGCTGGACGAGCGGGCGGCGGGCCGGGTCGCGGTGGCGGGTCAGTGGGCCGTGCTCACGTGCGTGGCGGTCATCGAGCGGGAGCGCGGCCGTGGCCTCGGCCGTCGGATCACGCGGGCTCTGCTTGCAGAGGCGGCGCGGCTCGGTGCCAGATTCGCGGCGCTGCAGGTCGAGGAGTCAAACGCCGCTGCGATCTCCCTGTACGCGTCCGAGGGCTTCGAGGAGCACCACCGCTACTGCTACCTGTCGCGCCCCCGCTGA
- a CDS encoding adenosine deaminase, with protein sequence MLTADVIRTLPKVALHDHLDGGLRPSTVIEHCAEVGHALPSTDPDRLGAWFYEAADSGSLVRYLETFEHTVAAMQTAEHLRRVAREFVVDQAADGVVYAEARWAPEQHLRLSLTPEAAVEAVRDGLAEGMREAAGQGNKIVARQIVTSMRHAEPTLRIAELALAYRDDSVCGFDIAGAEDGFPPSRFEPAFDFLKRNNMFFTIHAGEAFGLPSIWEAVQVCGANRLGHGVRIVEDIEIQDGSARLGRLAGYVRDARIALEVAPSSNLQTGIAAEMKDHPVELLKDLGFNVTINCDNRLMSATTMAREYERLVETFNWDLDDIELTTVNAMRAAFLPHDQRESIVREVIRPAYAAARDL encoded by the coding sequence ATGCTGACTGCCGACGTGATCCGTACGCTCCCGAAGGTCGCGCTGCACGACCACCTCGACGGCGGGCTGCGCCCCTCCACCGTGATCGAGCACTGCGCGGAGGTGGGGCACGCGCTGCCCTCCACCGACCCGGACCGGCTCGGCGCCTGGTTCTATGAGGCGGCCGACTCGGGGTCGTTGGTGCGCTACCTGGAGACGTTCGAGCACACGGTCGCCGCGATGCAGACCGCCGAGCACCTGCGCAGGGTCGCCCGCGAGTTCGTCGTCGACCAGGCGGCGGACGGCGTCGTCTACGCGGAGGCACGCTGGGCGCCCGAACAGCACCTGCGCTTGAGCCTGACCCCGGAGGCGGCCGTCGAGGCGGTCCGCGACGGGCTCGCGGAGGGCATGCGTGAGGCCGCGGGGCAGGGCAACAAGATCGTGGCGCGCCAGATCGTCACGTCGATGCGGCACGCGGAGCCGACGCTGCGGATCGCCGAACTTGCGCTTGCCTACCGGGACGACTCGGTGTGCGGCTTCGACATCGCGGGCGCGGAAGACGGCTTCCCGCCGTCGCGCTTCGAGCCGGCCTTCGACTTCCTCAAGCGCAACAACATGTTCTTCACCATCCACGCGGGCGAGGCCTTCGGCCTGCCGTCGATCTGGGAGGCGGTGCAGGTGTGCGGGGCGAACCGGCTCGGCCACGGCGTGCGGATCGTCGAGGACATCGAGATCCAGGACGGCTCCGCGCGGCTCGGGCGGCTCGCGGGCTACGTGCGCGACGCCCGGATCGCGCTGGAGGTCGCGCCGTCGTCGAACCTGCAGACCGGGATCGCCGCCGAGATGAAGGACCATCCTGTCGAACTGCTGAAGGACCTCGGCTTCAACGTCACCATCAACTGCGACAACCGGTTGATGAGCGCCACCACCATGGCGCGCGAGTACGAGCGGCTCGTGGAGACCTTCAACTGGGACCTGGACGACATCGAGTTGACCACCGTCAACGCGATGCGCGCGGCCTTCCTGCCGCACGACCAGCGCGAGTCGATCGTGCGCGAGGTGATCCGCCCCGCCTACGCCGCGGCCCGCGATCTCTGA
- a CDS encoding cytidine deaminase, whose product MVIDWEALKAEADAVAARAYAPYSNYQVGAAALVDDGRVVVGCNVENAGYGVTLCAECGLVSTLIATGGGRLVAFTCVNGRGEIITPCGRCRQLLFEHGGHELVLQTPDGLRTMDEMLPQAFGPGDLA is encoded by the coding sequence ATGGTGATCGACTGGGAGGCGCTCAAGGCCGAGGCGGACGCCGTCGCAGCGCGCGCCTACGCCCCGTACTCCAACTACCAGGTCGGCGCGGCAGCGCTCGTCGACGACGGCCGGGTCGTGGTGGGCTGCAACGTGGAGAACGCGGGCTACGGCGTGACGCTCTGCGCCGAATGCGGCCTCGTCTCGACGCTGATCGCCACCGGCGGTGGGAGGCTCGTGGCGTTCACCTGCGTCAACGGCAGGGGCGAGATCATCACGCCATGCGGGCGGTGCCGCCAACTGCTCTTCGAGCACGGCGGCCACGAGTTGGTGCTGCAGACCCCCGACGGGCTGCGCACCATGGACGAGATGCTGCCTCAGGCCTTCGGGCCGGGCGACCTGGCCTGA